A window from Deltaproteobacteria bacterium encodes these proteins:
- a CDS encoding AMP-binding protein — MKKDFPNIFEHFSYVRHDPGWGAEPVPPAPEGNFYDLVKESVYRFPLKTALVFMGREVTYREMDELSDRLATALVAMGVRKGDRIAVVLPLSIQAVLAFHAVIKLGAISVPCNVMFQDNEMSYILNDSGAQTVICLDLLCPLIDRIKGRTGLRHVISVYIRDFSGPDGWVPPILTSEKQSIPGTVDFMELLESYPPTPPAVTVNSKEDTALIIYTAGTTGPPKGVMETHYSMINACLAQCHTVGCDHDFVNLQILPMFHIGGYYLMLHPMLYKGGTVVLMPMFDAAEYLRLIDTWKVDSLVAIPTVYIALLGQPDLKSHDLGNLKVCIAAGAPVPSELQKRWHENTGIKLSQGWGMTECNAGAIVNLPNRSNPDSIGVPVAGEAKIVNPETGEILPRGETGELMYRGLQVAKGYWNKPEDTKETFQTDGWLHTGDACYMDEEGFIFFVDRIKDLIIASGYNISPFDVESDIMQHPAVMEVAVIGVPDEYRGETVKACVVLKEEFRGKTTEEDILEFCKEKMATYKRPRIVEFIDMLPKSAIGKVLRRKLRERSGTEE; from the coding sequence ATGAAGAAGGATTTTCCAAATATTTTTGAACATTTTTCGTATGTCAGGCATGACCCGGGCTGGGGTGCCGAACCGGTACCGCCCGCCCCCGAGGGAAATTTTTACGATCTCGTAAAGGAATCCGTTTACCGGTTTCCCCTGAAAACGGCCCTGGTCTTTATGGGTCGCGAGGTCACGTACAGGGAAATGGATGAACTCTCGGACCGGCTCGCGACGGCGCTGGTCGCCATGGGCGTGAGAAAAGGTGACCGTATCGCCGTGGTCCTGCCCCTGTCCATACAGGCGGTCCTCGCCTTTCACGCCGTCATCAAGCTCGGGGCCATCTCCGTTCCCTGCAACGTCATGTTCCAGGATAATGAAATGTCCTATATTCTCAACGATTCCGGCGCCCAGACGGTGATCTGCCTTGACCTCCTCTGCCCGTTGATCGATCGTATCAAAGGCCGGACAGGGCTTCGACATGTCATCAGCGTATATATCCGCGACTTCTCCGGACCCGACGGATGGGTGCCGCCGATCCTGACGAGCGAAAAGCAGTCCATCCCGGGCACCGTCGATTTCATGGAACTGCTGGAATCCTATCCACCCACGCCGCCGGCAGTTACGGTGAATTCCAAGGAAGACACGGCACTGATCATCTATACCGCGGGAACCACGGGACCGCCGAAGGGCGTCATGGAAACACACTACAGCATGATAAACGCCTGCCTCGCGCAATGTCACACCGTCGGCTGCGATCATGACTTCGTCAACCTCCAGATACTTCCCATGTTTCACATCGGCGGTTACTACCTCATGCTCCATCCCATGCTTTACAAGGGCGGGACCGTGGTCCTCATGCCCATGTTCGACGCCGCGGAATACCTGCGTCTGATCGATACATGGAAGGTCGATTCGCTTGTGGCGATACCCACGGTGTATATCGCGCTTTTGGGACAGCCCGATCTGAAAAGCCATGACCTCGGCAACCTGAAGGTCTGCATCGCAGCGGGCGCGCCGGTACCCTCGGAACTGCAGAAACGCTGGCACGAAAACACGGGAATAAAGCTCAGTCAGGGCTGGGGTATGACGGAATGCAACGCGGGAGCGATCGTGAACCTCCCCAACCGCTCGAACCCCGATTCGATCGGGGTTCCCGTAGCCGGCGAGGCAAAGATCGTCAACCCCGAAACGGGGGAAATCCTCCCGAGAGGAGAAACGGGTGAACTGATGTACCGGGGTCTCCAGGTCGCCAAGGGATACTGGAACAAACCGGAAGATACGAAGGAAACCTTCCAGACCGATGGCTGGCTTCACACGGGAGACGCCTGCTACATGGACGAGGAAGGGTTCATCTTCTTTGTCGATCGCATCAAGGACCTGATCATCGCCTCCGGCTACAATATCTCGCCCTTCGATGTGGAATCGGATATAATGCAGCACCCGGCGGTCATGGAGGTCGCCGTTATCGGCGTTCCCGACGAATATCGGGGAGAGACCGTCAAGGCGTGTGTGGTATTGAAGGAAGAATTCAGGGGCAAAACCACGGAAGAAGATATCCTTGAGTTCTGCAAAGAGAAAATGGCCACGTACAAACGGCCGAGAATCGTCGAGTTCATCGATATGCTGCCGAAGAGCGCGATCGGCAAGGTCCTGCGCAGGAAACTGCGGGAACGGTCCGGCACGGAAGAGTGA
- a CDS encoding TetR/AcrR family transcriptional regulator, which yields MEKSTFSDLKLQERETRKNLIIDAAERVFAVKQFDQVSMKEIAREAGISAASIYTYFTDQEHLFVEAFLRETTSLVDTLKANICDREEVDMEAVINVFLEYFSEHDAYFRMMAHFMLYGKIGSEALEKLNHTARGVVDLFDTIFIKMKYEGDDVRLMSHTFFAALNGIMINFRRYPGRSEEEILSHMKRLGKIVAELFGTYLKQKAGSGPAI from the coding sequence GTGGAAAAATCGACCTTCAGCGATCTCAAGTTGCAGGAACGGGAAACCCGGAAGAATTTGATAATCGATGCGGCGGAGCGAGTATTCGCCGTCAAACAGTTCGATCAGGTGAGCATGAAAGAGATTGCGAGGGAAGCCGGCATTTCGGCGGCGTCGATATATACCTACTTTACCGATCAGGAGCATCTTTTTGTCGAGGCCTTTCTCAGGGAAACGACGTCCCTTGTGGATACGCTCAAGGCCAACATATGCGACCGGGAAGAGGTGGACATGGAAGCCGTTATCAATGTCTTTCTCGAATATTTCAGCGAACATGACGCCTATTTCAGGATGATGGCCCACTTCATGCTGTACGGAAAGATCGGATCCGAAGCGCTGGAAAAATTGAATCACACGGCGCGCGGGGTCGTGGACCTGTTCGATACGATATTCATAAAGATGAAATATGAAGGGGACGATGTACGGCTCATGTCGCATACGTTCTTTGCGGCATTGAATGGGATAATGATAAATTTTCGAAGATACCCGGGGAGAAGTGAAGAAGAGATCCTGTCTCACATGAAACGGCTTGGAAAGATCGTGGCGGAGCTCTTCGGGACGTACCTGAAGCAAAAGGCGGGATCAGGTCCGGCAATATAA
- a CDS encoding KamA family radical SAM protein produces the protein MEKEISAHEEIEPPGSGGVGGLLWREPGEALQPDPVPWNQGNRKKKRIAVSKKASHGGCVTSEKAVLFMRRHFPGVTVREWSDWQWQLQHCISSSFELDRMLRLSEDERNALARYGTSLPVAITPYYASLIDPDDPGQPIRRTVIPVTAEMNWSTGESEDPLNEDDDSPVPGLVHRYPDRVLFLVTDFCSTYCRYCTRSRRVGKPSGCLTGTKRWEQAIAYIESTPSIRDVLVSGGDPLTLSDDRIEWLLERLRRIPHVEVLRIGTKAPMVLPQRITPALVRMLKRYHPLWISIHCTHPDELTEETQQACRRLADAGIPLQSQTVLLSGINDDVATLTKLFHGLVRSRVRPYYLFQCDPIPGSGHFRTPVAKGIELMRGIRGFTSGFAVPTFVIDCPGGGGKVPIGFDYTAGHDGEDLVLRNYQGNTYRYPDTGADRYRGHREVPGR, from the coding sequence ATGGAAAAGGAAATTTCGGCTCACGAGGAGATCGAGCCTCCCGGTTCGGGGGGCGTTGGCGGGCTCTTGTGGCGTGAGCCGGGGGAGGCTCTTCAGCCGGACCCGGTTCCATGGAATCAGGGAAACAGGAAAAAGAAAAGGATCGCCGTTTCGAAAAAGGCGTCCCACGGGGGATGCGTCACCAGTGAGAAAGCGGTGCTGTTCATGCGGCGCCATTTTCCGGGTGTAACGGTCCGGGAGTGGAGTGACTGGCAGTGGCAGTTGCAGCACTGTATTTCAAGCTCCTTCGAGCTGGATCGAATGCTCAGGCTCAGTGAAGATGAACGTAACGCCCTGGCACGATACGGAACGTCACTACCGGTGGCAATAACACCGTATTACGCGAGCCTCATCGATCCCGATGATCCCGGACAGCCGATCCGCAGAACGGTGATCCCCGTTACCGCTGAAATGAACTGGAGCACGGGGGAAAGCGAAGACCCCCTCAATGAAGACGATGACAGTCCTGTTCCGGGGCTGGTTCACCGATACCCGGACAGGGTCCTTTTCCTGGTGACTGATTTCTGTTCGACCTATTGTCGCTATTGCACCCGCTCGAGACGGGTCGGAAAACCCTCGGGCTGCCTGACGGGAACGAAGCGGTGGGAACAGGCCATCGCGTACATTGAGTCCACCCCGTCCATCCGTGACGTGCTGGTTTCCGGCGGCGACCCCCTGACACTTTCCGACGACCGGATCGAGTGGCTCCTTGAGAGACTGCGGCGTATTCCTCATGTGGAAGTGCTGAGGATCGGCACGAAGGCCCCCATGGTCCTTCCCCAGAGGATCACGCCAGCCCTGGTGCGGATGCTCAAGCGGTATCACCCCCTGTGGATCAGCATTCATTGCACGCATCCCGACGAGCTGACCGAAGAAACGCAGCAGGCCTGCCGGCGTCTCGCCGATGCCGGGATACCCCTTCAGAGCCAGACGGTGCTCCTCTCGGGGATCAATGACGATGTTGCGACCCTGACGAAGCTTTTTCACGGGCTGGTGCGCAGCCGGGTCCGTCCCTACTATCTCTTCCAGTGTGACCCGATCCCGGGTTCCGGGCATTTCCGGACGCCCGTCGCCAAGGGGATCGAGCTCATGCGGGGGATCAGGGGATTCACCAGCGGCTTCGCCGTGCCAACTTTCGTTATCGACTGTCCCGGCGGCGGCGGCAAGGTCCCCATCGGATTCGATTACACGGCCGGTCATGACGGTGAAGACCTGGTACTGCGGAACTACCAGGGAAATACGTACCGGTATCCCGATACCGGTGCTGATCGGTACCGGGGTCACAGGGAGGTGCCCGGCAGATGA
- a CDS encoding D-alanine--D-alanine ligase, with the protein MKIGMTYDLKDDYLKAGFGAEETAEFDKSETIDSIEECLHGLGHDVERIGNVKALVAKLHDGKRWDLVFNIAEGLRGFGREAQVPAILDAFDIPYTFSDPLVLTLTLHKGMAKHVVRDLGIPTPDFVVVEAASDLPAVSLPYPLFAKPVAEGTSKGIDGTSRIEDAASLGNVCRRLMAEYDQPVLVETYLPGREFTVGIVGTGRAARAIGAVEILLRGDAEPGAYSYVNKENYKKLVEYRLAEDEAATRASETALAVWRGLGCRDAGRVDIRLDAGGVPNFIEVNPLAGLHPENSDICIIANQVGMGYRNLIAEIVGSALHRLNGGGRVR; encoded by the coding sequence ATGAAGATCGGCATGACCTATGACCTGAAAGATGATTACCTCAAGGCCGGGTTCGGTGCCGAGGAAACGGCGGAATTCGATAAATCGGAAACGATCGATTCGATCGAGGAGTGCCTGCACGGCCTGGGCCATGATGTTGAGCGCATCGGGAACGTGAAGGCCCTCGTGGCGAAGCTTCATGACGGTAAGCGGTGGGACCTCGTGTTCAATATAGCCGAGGGGCTGCGGGGATTCGGTCGGGAGGCCCAGGTCCCGGCCATACTTGACGCTTTCGATATCCCCTATACCTTCTCCGATCCACTGGTGCTGACCCTGACGCTCCACAAGGGAATGGCGAAGCACGTTGTCCGTGACCTCGGTATTCCCACGCCCGATTTTGTCGTCGTGGAGGCGGCATCCGACCTTCCGGCGGTGTCGCTTCCCTATCCGTTATTCGCAAAGCCCGTCGCGGAAGGGACCAGCAAGGGGATCGACGGGACCTCGCGGATCGAGGACGCCGCGTCGCTGGGGAACGTATGCCGGCGCCTGATGGCCGAATACGATCAACCCGTGCTGGTGGAGACCTATCTGCCCGGCCGGGAGTTTACCGTGGGGATCGTGGGAACGGGACGCGCGGCCCGCGCCATCGGGGCGGTGGAAATTCTTCTGAGGGGCGACGCGGAACCCGGAGCGTATTCCTATGTGAACAAGGAGAATTACAAGAAGCTGGTGGAATACCGCCTGGCGGAAGACGAAGCGGCGACCCGCGCCTCGGAAACCGCCCTTGCCGTGTGGCGCGGCCTCGGCTGCCGCGACGCGGGACGGGTCGATATCCGCCTTGACGCCGGCGGTGTGCCGAATTTTATCGAGGTGAACCCGCTGGCCGGGCTTCACCCCGAGAATTCCGATATCTGCATCATCGCCAACCAGGTTGGAATGGGTTACAGAAACCTCATTGCCGAGATCGTGGGATCGGCACTGCATCGACTGAACGGCGGGGGAAGGGTCCGGTAG
- a CDS encoding glycyl-radical enzyme activating protein → MTKGVIFNIQRFSLHDGPGIRTTVFFKGCPLSCKWCSNPESQRMQPQLIARDIRCTACGRCAEACPHNAIHMIPDTGRVIDWDACRQCLECFDACPSRSLQVSGTYMDRDEIIEEVERDLPFYHNSGGGVTLSGGEPLMQHRFAAELAAALKERGLSVALDTTGYAQKLAFDEILPCLDLVLYDIKTLDDDIHRAFTGVGNELILSNFEHIAGCVRTWLRIPLIAGVNDDPDEIGRIATLGKTLNVEKVSFLPYHEGGMSKCAQIGTVYEMPEAKQPSDAHISLLKRIVNDAGLAVTIGN, encoded by the coding sequence ATGACAAAGGGCGTCATATTCAACATTCAGCGATTCAGTCTCCATGACGGACCGGGTATCAGGACCACGGTATTCTTCAAGGGATGCCCCCTGTCCTGCAAATGGTGCAGCAACCCGGAATCGCAGCGAATGCAGCCTCAGTTGATAGCCAGGGACATACGATGCACCGCCTGCGGGAGGTGCGCGGAGGCATGCCCGCACAACGCTATCCATATGATACCCGATACGGGCAGGGTGATCGACTGGGATGCATGCCGCCAGTGCCTGGAATGTTTTGACGCCTGCCCTTCCCGGTCGCTCCAGGTGTCCGGCACCTATATGGACCGTGATGAGATCATTGAAGAAGTTGAAAGAGACCTGCCCTTTTACCATAACTCCGGCGGAGGGGTAACCCTCTCCGGAGGCGAACCGCTCATGCAGCATCGGTTTGCCGCGGAGCTTGCAGCGGCCCTGAAGGAACGAGGTCTCTCCGTCGCCCTGGACACGACCGGGTACGCGCAGAAATTGGCCTTCGACGAGATCCTCCCCTGCCTCGATCTGGTACTGTACGACATCAAGACACTTGATGATGATATCCATCGCGCCTTTACGGGTGTCGGCAACGAACTGATCCTGTCCAATTTCGAACACATCGCAGGGTGTGTAAGGACCTGGCTTCGCATTCCGCTCATTGCGGGGGTGAACGATGACCCCGACGAGATCGGTCGTATCGCCACGCTGGGGAAGACCCTGAATGTGGAGAAGGTCTCATTTCTGCCCTACCACGAAGGCGGCATGAGCAAGTGCGCACAGATCGGCACGGTGTATGAGATGCCCGAAGCGAAACAACCCTCTGACGCTCACATATCCCTTCTGAAACGCATCGTGAATGACGCGGGCCTCGCGGTGACCATCGGAAACTGA